Within the Catalinimonas niigatensis genome, the region GAATGGCAGATCTGGGGCTATTCGGCAACGAGTCAGATCCTCGTTTTCGTGAATATGATCTGGAGTCAGATGAAAACGGAGATTACATTCGTTATGATCCTAACATTCATGGAGCATATGATTGCACCCGCTTTAGAGAACCTCCAATTTATATAGGGCAAGATACGCTTACAATACAAGATACTCTTCAGGTAGAATATAATCCTTATCACTACAATTTTGATGTAAGCATCCTAATAAAAGAAAATGGGGAGTTTCAGAAATATAACTGGCGAAAAGAGCGTTGTACTGCCCCTTTAGGCGGTCGTTTTGCTCCATTGAAGGAAGATTTTAATAATACCAAGCCTCTTGAAGGGGTCATCCAGTATGGCTTTGGATCAGCAGGAATTAAAAGCTTCTTTCGTAATGATACAGTAAAAATGAGAGTTAAGATAAGAGATAGAGCTTTAAATGAAAGTAATGAAATAGAGAGTCGCTCTTTTGTACTGGTGGATGAAGGCATAGTCTATGTAGAGGATTAGGATTGGCTTAACTCTTTCTTAAGCTGATAAAAATAATGCAGTAATTTTTCACGGTTGAGCAATTTGCTTGGTCGTTTTTCATATTCGACTTCGCTAATGCTGAGCCATTCCATATCTTCTTTTTCTAACTCTTCCAGGGCTTCCAGTAAACTGGTATTCGGAGGGAGGCTAATATTTTGTACAGGATGAGGTATTTCTTCAGGAGCAGAAGTTTTCAGCAGTTTAGCGATATCTTTCAGTTTTACTACCTGCAATTCCAGACGGAAACGTTGCGAATTAAAAAAGCTGTGTACAAATTCGTTGGCTGGCCTGAAGATAAGCTCATAAGGTGTGCCTTGCTGTTGTATCCTTCCTCTATCCATCAGACATACATGATCTCCCAGTGTCACCGCCTCAAAGACATCATGGGTTACAATGATCATGGTTTTTTTTCTAAGTGTTTCCAACGTTAAAAACTCCCGTTGAATCTGTTGCTTTGTAATGGGGTCCAAAGCTCCAAAAGGCTCATCCATCAATATCAATTGAGGATCTGCTGCCAGTGCCCGCGCCAAACCCACTCTCTGTTGTTGTCCTCCGCTCAACTCATGAGGAAGTCTGTTCAATAAGCTTAGTGGTAAACCGATTAATGCCATAAGTTCTTCACTTCTGTCTTTAATCTTGCTTTCAGACCAACGTAGCAATGAGGGAACCAGTCCTATATTTTGAGCAACAGTATAATGAGGAAAAAGGCCTATACTCTGGATAACATAGCCGATATTTTTTCTTAATTCTTCAGGCACTTGTTTCTGAACATCTTTTCCTCCTACAAATACCTGTCCGCTACTTGGTTCTATGAGGCGGTTAATCATTTTCATGGTCGTGGTTTTTCCACAACCACTGGTACCCAGCAGTACCATGGTTTGCCCTTCCTCAATTTGAAAGCTCACCC harbors:
- a CDS encoding ABC transporter ATP-binding protein; amino-acid sequence: MIEVSELSKDFNGKLAVDRVSFQIEEGQTMVLLGTSGCGKTTTMKMINRLIEPSSGQVFVGGKDVQKQVPEELRKNIGYVIQSIGLFPHYTVAQNIGLVPSLLRWSESKIKDRSEELMALIGLPLSLLNRLPHELSGGQQQRVGLARALAADPQLILMDEPFGALDPITKQQIQREFLTLETLRKKTMIIVTHDVFEAVTLGDHVCLMDRGRIQQQGTPYELIFRPANEFVHSFFNSQRFRLELQVVKLKDIAKLLKTSAPEEIPHPVQNISLPPNTSLLEALEELEKEDMEWLSISEVEYEKRPSKLLNREKLLHYFYQLKKELSQS